In Erythrolamprus reginae isolate rEryReg1 chromosome 9, rEryReg1.hap1, whole genome shotgun sequence, the genomic window tccttctttccttccttccttctttctttctttttctttctttctgttttccttcctaccatgtttctttttctttcgttctgtctgtctgtcttccttccttcttaccatcTTTTTccctaatttatttttattttattttattatttgtccaatacacaatacatattgaagagaaaagacatgtagtaatatatataaagaaaaggatagaagaaacgatataaaaatagagacgatatatgaaaggaagaaaagatatatgagataaaggagagacaattggacaggggacgaaaggcacactggtgcacttatgtacgccccttactgacctcttaggaacctggagaggtcaatcatggatagtctaagggaaaaatgttgggggttaggggtaatGAGTTCCGTACTTTGACAAttcgattgttaaaatcatattttttacagtcaagtttggagcggttaacattaagtttgaatctgttgcgtgctcttgtgttattgcagttgaagctgaagtagtcattgacaggcaggacgttgcagcacatgatcttgtgggcaatacattctaagctttctagacccagtattgttaatctattttcgtagggtattctgttatgggtagaggagagaagggctcttctggtgaagtatctttggacattttcgagggtgttgatgtccgagatgcagtatggattccagagagatgagctgtattcaaggatgggtctggcaaaagttttgtaggctctggtgagtagtgtgagattgccagagcaatcTGGCAATTGCTGGATGTTTGAAGAAAGCCTGGTTATGCCTGAATCGTATGTTATTGCAGTTTACTTTATCTTCAAATCCAATCAAgaaggcagtattgcaggcaaactcttccTCCAGCTTGGAGTTTAATCCCGAcgggcttaaggttgactcagccttctatccttccgaggtcagtaaaaggaggacctagattgttgggggcaataaagagggatggaaagcactgtgaaggggtatataagtctaagtgctattgcccttcctttcctccctccctccctcccttttcttccttccttcctttccttcctccatccctccctccctttccttccttccttttcttcctccctcccttcctttccttcctttcctttcttccctccctccctccccttccttccttccttccttccctccctttctatttatgtctgtcttccttcctaccatttctttcctttcttttttctttctttcctctttctttctttctttctttttcttccttccttcctttctttcttttctttctttcttttctttctccctcccttccctagaATAGGGTAGcggtcatgaaggcagtctctCCACTGCGCCCAGTCCATCTCCAATTGTCTcaactcttgtcctgctattggagcaaaaTGGAATCTGGGAAAAGAGAGTGAGGTTGACTAGGtgcacctctccctcactttaatccaattcgcGTGCAAGTGGATGGTTTTAAATAAAGGGGGGAAACACTTTGAAATGTTCCATTATTATTATGGCCAGTGATCAAAGTTAAATCCATAtgcaatagagttggaagggaccttagaggtcacaagcaggagatcctgaaccattccagacaagtgactgtccagtctcttcttaaaagcctccagtaataataatagacctttattacagtcaaagaccatcaatataatagtAATTATTAAAAAATCCACAACATCCAAGCACCCACgatttctggaagcaagctgttccgctggctAATTGTTAGGAAATTGTTTTTATGGTTTTATTATTTTCAGGCAGTAGAGCCAAGGGGCAGGAGAAGAGTTTCCTTCGAAGCTTGAGGgactgcagtgtttctcaacctgagcctctttaagaggtgtggacttcaactcccagaatcctccattTAGATCCATTTCTCTTATAGGGCAGGTGAAAAACAACACCAGGTTCTTTCCCAAAATGGTACCTTAAAGATTcatgtttctcttttgttttaaatatttttattaaacagttttctcttttaaaaaaataacataaaaaacaaccacaaatacaaaaaaaccctccaaaacaacacaacaaaacaatacatacaATTTAAGATCATTTTACAGCTTCCCATATCGACATATATAATTTGCTTTTGTAATTCTCTGTATCACCTTTCTATCCATTTACTTTGCAATAGCAGTATAATAACATTGTaggggtatacagtatattctgtatatatatatatattgtataacaATTCTGAAGATACTAGTTATATCTACAatgcatttacatttatatttgcaTCTTTAAAGTTTGATACTATTTGATTACTCCAATTAAAATTTCATCAATTACTATCTCGTTTTCTGTTTTCAAGCCAATTGTACACTTTATTTTATAGAAATCTgatgtcaagccagtgcagaaatTGGTGAGAAATCAACGGCTTGCCAATcaaaggcctgatgtttatggaaaCTTGGGAGGGGTTATTACATGAGGGAGCAAATGTATGTCTttcttttgagaagttcaaggccatcatatgcccacccacctgggtggaagcggaaggagggctggccacactggcacaatctgagtgggcaacgtgacatgtttatgggtgggggacaagggatgtgaactttcaactgggtgggaaactcagattcaggttcccagtgtgggtgccaggatggctccggaaataaattggaactttcaggaatacagtgttccctcaatttccgcaggggatgtgttccgagactgcccgtgaaagttgaatttccacgaaatagagatgcggaagtaaatacactatttttggccatgaacagtgtcacaagccatcccttagcactttaaacccataaattgcaatttcccattcccttagaaaccatttagattattactcaccatgtttatttattaaagtttattttaaaaattatttattaaaggcagacaaaagtttggcgatgacacatgacgtcatcgggcaggaaaaaccgtggtatagggggaaaacccgcaaagtattttttaattaatatttttgaaaaaccgtggtatagacttttcgcgaagttcgaacccgcgaaaatcgagggaacactactttgactcagactctgatttagcttggatgctgcctggaaccttgacatccaaataatctctctatctctttcaacTCTATGGTCATTTTGTCAATTTCAATGCATTCAAGTACAGTATTTTCCTAATTACTGCTTCTTTCTGAGGGTATGTTAAGATTCATGTTTCTCAATTCCAGCCACAAGGGAATTCTGAGTCttagtccatacatcttaaaagtAATACCGAGCTATAGAGGAACAAGTTTCTACTTGCAGGTTTATCATCTCACCTTGGGATCCAATCCAGGGCCATCCCTGCCCCAAGAGAAAACTTACCTATCTGTCTCTCTGGTTTTCAGCTACCTCactttgaaaaatatgacttCCTTCCCACCTCCTTCAGTTCATCTGGTTTGCCTGCAGCTCTCGTTTTGGAACAAGTTTGTAATGAGGTTGAGGAGACTTATGGTGAGCAGCTGAGCCCTCCTCTGCTTGTTGGGTTTCCACCTGTTCACTTAAGAACAGGTGCTGCCCTTTCTCTTCTCAGGAAGACAGAGAGGGAAGACAAAAGAAGGAATCAGCAATGCAGGAATTAGTACAGGGCAGGGCTGGGTTCCTGTTCCTCCCAGGGGTGaattcagaggtgggctgctaagggggaatGGTGATGTGTGTTTGCCCCCgtagctctgagtgctagtggagtccagcgcaattctgctactgcacctgggtggGTAGCGAAATTGCACGCGGACACACAGGTGCGCCATATTTCAATCACAATTCAATCAGGGGAACAGtctgccaccagaaattgtgggtgcttcatcactgggtgtttttaaaagattgtacagacatttgtctggaatggtttcCTACTcgagccgtgtgtgtgtgtgtgtgtgtgtgtgtgtgtgtgtactagaagacctccaaggtcccttccaattgtttttaaaaaaaataaactttagttTCTCTCCAGTTTTCATACATCTGTCaatgcatatactgtatcttAGAACAGTGATGAAGAACCATTtcagtttgtgtgccaaaaggggtgggtgtgggtgtgctagcatgtgtgtacGTGTCAACACCCCTCCACCCCTACATGTTCACCCACCCCCCACGCTGCCCACCCCCAATCAATGcatacaggcctttctgaagcctgggtaggtgaAAAATATCCAAATGGGTAAAcaggaagtttgggaaaacgcacttcctgtttgccaattgtgcttcccccccccccccccactccagggcttcgggaagcttccctgaaccctcccgaGTGTAAAacacagcacaacagcaaaccagaagtgtgttttcccaaacttcctgtttgtccactgggggattttttttacctccagggcttcagggaagttttccTGGTGTCCGGAGGACAAaatggctgaaaatcagttggccagcacacacatacatgctgaagctgaaacgtggcaaAGTCTCGCATGCCCTGATAAGGCTCCGTGTggcacacctgccataggttcaccatcacggccttagaatatataatatacacaattatacatttttatcaagCATTCTAAAATCAATGTCCTATTTTACACCTGATTTCTGTTCATCAGTCTGTTATTCTTCACTTCTTTACattcccctccctttttcctctaccttcttgttccttctttccctccttcccttttactTTTTCTCCTCCTTTGCCTTTCCCCGAGTGAATCTTACCCTAGTTCAATgacagcgaacctatggcacaggtgccacatcgagccatatctgctggcatacgagccgttgccctagctcagctccaatgtgccagccagctgatttttggcttgcacagaggctctgggaggtgtttttggtttccagagaggggGGTGAGGGATGGGAAGGATATTttttccccagacattgaattatgggtgtgggcacttgtgcatgcacaatatcacatgcacacactctttcggtatcaaaggggaaaaaaagttcaccatcactgccctagttccTCTCTCTTTTAACAGACTGATAGCTTGTTCCCATACACTTTTAAACTGTTGGCATCTcttctttttaatcatttctatatATGCAATTATTTTAGGTATATGCTACCTATCTAATGCTACCAGTTGattgtatgttgtatgtatgtaggtgTGGTCCTATATATCctgaacacacaaacacacacacacacacacaccctttgttTATATTAGTGTTCAGGATATATGAGAATATGATTATCACTAGCTAgctataattaatatattttctatATAGTGTTCAGGATATATAGGATATTTTATAGATGTATGCAAAATCCACCGTGGATCCAAAAGCAAGCAAACCACATTGCAAATGGATTTAGGTTGTCATGTTTTAACGAAACCAAGATACATTCACAAGACCCTGCCCCAGAGTTACACTGGTAGCTGACCTTTAAAACCAGGTTAGTCACTTGAGGAAACCCACTCCCAAGAAAGAGAAAACCCAAACAGACACGTGTTTGTCTGAAGCCAGCTTTATTTTCATGCTCTCAGGCTTTTAAAAATAAGGGCAACCCATGTTGCTGTAGCCTGAAAAATCATATTTACTGCCCAAAAGATTTAATCTAATTACAAAAAAATTGAAGTGGTTGGGGAGGTTCAGGGGCAGCAGCTGCATTTGTTCAGAGAAGGGTCTTTGCAGACACAGCCTTTTGCGCAGTTGTCACAGCTGGCGGGGCAACAGGAACAGCAGCCTGGAAGGAGTCGAGAAAAACAGATTAAATAAACAGGAGAAACTAGATACCATAATGAATACATCAATTTGGAGGCTTGAAGGCACAGAACTGGGTTTCCTAGATCAAACTGAATGTCTCCACTGAGCCGGTTCAATTCCCACATTCAATCTTAATGAAGACTCAGCGGCCAAATGGGCAGCTGTGTTTTTGTCCCAATTTACACACACCGATAAAATGTTCAACCAAGAAATTTACCGCAGCTTCCCTCTATCCACAAAACCTTTATTAGGTTAGACATCCTTGCGCAGAATAAAATTCTATAGAACGCATAGGATTCAACCTCAGCTACATCACTGGAGGAGGGTGGGCTAGAAATTCAAATCAATAAATCACCATTGCATATACCTTAGAATAGAGCTGGGAAGGGACCCTTGGAGGAAATCTAATCCACCCCCTGCTCTAGGAAGAGATACTATCTCGGACAagcgactgtccagtctcttcttaaaagcctccagtgttggagcacccccaagttctgaaggcaacttctgttccactggttgattgttctgttaggaaatttctccttagtgctaggttgcttctctccttggttagtttccagccattgtttcttgccttgccttctggtgttttgggaAAGAATTTCACCCACTCTCCCCTCTGTGTCGGCCTCttaaatactggaagactgctatgctTTTCACAGGACTAGCCATACCCAAATCTTGCAACCACCATTCTCATGCATTTTAGTTTCCATTTTAATGGGTACTTTATACAGCAATTACATGAGCTGAAAAACTAACATCTTTCTAGAGCAGTTTATATATCTAACCCCATAGACACCAATGACTCGTTCCAATGACTCCATGGATCTACTTTGGCTTATATTGCAAGTCTTGTGTCAAATCAGATGATTTACAACATGTCCCCCCCTTCTCAAAACCTTAggattttaacacacacacaccagttgattTTCTAGAAAATACAACTTACTTTTTTTGCACGAAGTACATTTGCAGTTTTTGCATTTACAGGATTTATCACAGGAGCAAGAGGCACCTGAAATGTTTAAGAATGAATGTCACTGGCTGAAAGGGGATATCACAAACCACAACCACGATTAAACCTCTTTCACACTACAAGCAAGGTATCTCTCCATACAGGAACAGTTCACcaatttattttctcagatgcacctttttccctccGCCCATTTTCCAGGCTAAATAAAATTTGTGCAGGGCCTTAAAAAAGCAATTAAGACTCGCTCAGGTTTGACGTCAAGGTGTAGCACTGAACAGCTTGAACTGTTCTCGGCTTATTGGGGTTGGCTAGTTTCATGCCAAGGATCCAGGCCAGGTTTCTATGGAAGCCCCTGCAATTTCCCAGGAGCTTATGCAAACACACAATCAAAAAGGCTAGAGAAATGGGTTAAATATCAAAATTTTTCTTCAAAGGAACTAGTGGCAATTCTTTTCATTTCCCAGTGAGTTTTAATTTTACATTTGGGAAAATGTAATTTGGGAATAAATTAGCGGTAGGAAAACCAATTTCCCTTTTGGAACAGCTGCtaggagggtttaaaaaaaaaaaaatccagccatTACAAGATGGAGTTTGCAAAAGCTCGTAAAGCAAAACAGGTCTCAGGCTTAAGATTGTAATAAAAGACTGCAAAAAAAGGTTTGGAAACCAATCTTTCTGCAAAAACCGAGTCCCATTTCAGTGAAGTAGTAGCTGGATAAATTTAAGTCACCAAGTACAGAGGAAAGGAAATCTATGGGCATCCTAAAATTTTAAACCAGGACTTGGAgagcttttttttctctttgaattTTCTCTAGTGCACCCAAAACTTCCCCaactttatggaaccaactaaaacacacacacacataccatgtcTGTACTACTCCCTCCCTTTTGTCTTTCCAAAAGGCTGCGGAAGACCTGGGTATAACATCTTATCATGTCCAATCTGTAACTGTTTTGTAACTGACTCTGTATGTATGTGGGTTTAATTGGATAGCTCACTAGGATTAATTATGGATTTTTTTAATGATTCTTTTACTAATTTTTGACtgtgtttattgtatgtactatttagtgttgcaagccaccctatgtcccattgggattgggcggcatagaagtcaaattaattaaaataaattattttttattgttcttttactAATATTTGACtctgtttattgtatgtactatttagtGTTGCAAGctaccctgagtcccattggggttaggcagcatataaataaaattaattaaattatattaaatctcTTTAAATTTGTGCACCTACCCAAGAGAGATGGGAGACCCCTAAGCTATAGCCAATTTTAACCATGGTTTAACAGACCTCATAGTTAAGCCAGTCACGTTGAAGCCacggtttatttattagatttgtatgccgcccctctccatagactccgggcggctaacagcagcaataaaaaaatgcacaacaaatctaataatttaaaaaaaaactaaaacccccattattaaaagcaaacatacatgcataaactgtataggcctgggggagatgtctcaattcccccatgcctgatggcagagatgaattttaaggagtttgcgaaaggcaaggagggtgggggcatttataatctccggggggagctggttccagagggtcggggccgccacagagaaggctcttcctctggtcccgcgggacccggagaaggccaactctgtgggtcactgggattcgtgcggttttATAGGCTTCCAAAACCTGGGTTCGCACACGCCAAAAAACCTGAATTAAAACAAACTATAGTTTACAGCAGGGTTCACcaaacttggccattttaagacgtgtggacttcaactcccataattgtgggagttgaagtccatacatcttaaaatggccaagtttgaaggcctctggttTACAGCATGCATTGCCCACTTAGCGTCAGGGAGAGTGGATGGCAGCTTCTGTCCTTACGCGGGGAAGTTAGAGAACCGAAACCCCCAGAAAGAGTAACTGCgggtctttttctctctctcggaGCGCCTGAAGGAGAAGGACGCACCGGAGGCGCTTTCCCAACTCTGCCCAGCCTCAACGAAAGCAACGAAGCCGCGGAAGAAATGGCAGCGTTTTCCGCGCATCTCCTGCGCTCAGCATCCTGGCTCTCCTGGTTTCGGGGCAGCCGGTTGCGCAGCAAAAGCGGGTTTTCtaaaaggaggggaggaggcggCAGTGCAACCCCCGCGGGGCTCGAGACTTACCGGTGGCGCAGCCGCAATTCTGGGGATCCATCGCAACGAAGGAGACACGGAGACGCAGACGCACAGCCCAAGGCGAAGGAAAGAGAAACGGATGCTGGAAGCCGGCACGCCGCCGGCTTTTTATAGCGGCCGCGAGGTCAGCGAGGCGTGTGCAAAgtacccctccctccccctgcccTGCGCACGGGCCGCGGCCGCCGAGGGTGGGGAGAGCGGGCGGCGAGGATGGGCGCAAAAGAGCCGCTTGAGCGCCGCGCGCAAAATACCCCGGGCTCGCC contains:
- the LOC139171955 gene encoding metallothionein-like translates to MDPQNCGCATGASCSCDKSCKCKNCKCTSCKKSCCSCCPASCDNCAKGCVCKDPSLNKCSCCP